The Sphingobium aromaticiconvertens genome has a segment encoding these proteins:
- a CDS encoding HK97 family phage prohead protease: MSGDVRFAGYAAIFDRVDRGGDVVRRGAFGAVAGAVPLLWQHRPGCAIGMVEGVAEDGRGLRVIGRVSARTAAGREAAAALRGGGLDGLSFGYRVKAARGAGPRELLALELVEVSLVSHPMQDLARVHAVVG, translated from the coding sequence ATGAGCGGCGACGTTCGGTTTGCGGGCTATGCGGCGATATTCGATCGGGTGGACCGGGGTGGGGATGTGGTGCGGCGGGGGGCTTTTGGGGCGGTGGCGGGGGCTGTGCCGTTGCTGTGGCAGCATCGCCCCGGCTGCGCGATCGGGATGGTCGAGGGGGTGGCGGAGGATGGGCGCGGGCTGCGTGTGATCGGGCGAGTGTCGGCGCGGACCGCGGCGGGGCGCGAGGCGGCGGCTGCTTTGCGCGGTGGGGGGCTGGACGGGTTGTCGTTCGGTTATCGGGTGAAGGCGGCGCGGGGTGCTGGGCCGCGGGAGTTGCTGGCGCTGGAGTTGGTGGAGGTGAGCCTGGTGAGCCATCCGATGCAGGATCTGGCGCGGGTGCATGCGGTGGTGGGTTAG
- a CDS encoding DUF6127 family protein: MKHDGEMLARLVAQAESGGVGGGWGGVVDMVTIRALIEEAAEMGAGRALERLGLSDRGAADDVRELRQLLGAWRDAKKAARGALIGWLVRVALALLLLGLAVKVGLPGLVRA, from the coding sequence ATGAAACATGATGGCGAGATGCTGGCGCGGCTGGTCGCGCAGGCGGAGAGTGGTGGGGTTGGTGGAGGATGGGGCGGCGTGGTCGACATGGTGACGATCCGTGCGCTGATCGAGGAAGCGGCGGAGATGGGCGCGGGGCGGGCGCTGGAGCGGCTGGGCCTGTCCGATCGCGGGGCGGCGGACGATGTGCGCGAATTGCGGCAGTTGCTGGGCGCGTGGCGGGACGCGAAGAAGGCGGCGCGCGGGGCGCTGATCGGCTGGCTGGTGCGGGTGGCGCTGGCGCTGTTGCTGCTGGGGCTGGCGGTGAAGGTTGGTTTGCCGGGGTTGGTGCGGGCATGA
- a CDS encoding phage portal protein: MKFFGTKAVRDGGRPVLARAWGTGAVALGEWPASYEAQLRAGVMTNPVAQRALRLVTEGAGGAALEAHGGDEADRARVLALVGARSAGQSLVETLACHLLLHGNGYVQILTGADGAPAELFALRPERVSVEGDARGWPAAYLYRVGESVTRLSPQDAAGRISVIHLKALHPLDDHYGLGCAGAAAGAVAIHNAATVWNKALLDNAARPSGAMVYAPGDGSVMSPEQYERVKREMEAAFAGAANAGRPMLLEGGLDWKAMSLTPAEMDFVGLKAAAAREIALAFGVPPMLLGLPGDNSYANYREANKALWRQTILPLVDKVAGGIMQGLSGWLPEVRLCADLDQVHALSDERTALWERVMAADFLSAEEKRAMLGICAAG, from the coding sequence ATGAAATTCTTTGGAACGAAGGCGGTTCGCGATGGCGGGCGGCCGGTGCTGGCGCGTGCCTGGGGGACGGGGGCGGTGGCGCTGGGGGAGTGGCCGGCTTCCTATGAGGCGCAGTTGCGCGCGGGGGTGATGACCAATCCGGTGGCGCAGCGGGCTTTGCGGCTGGTGACGGAGGGCGCGGGGGGTGCGGCTCTGGAGGCGCATGGCGGCGATGAGGCTGACCGGGCGCGGGTGCTGGCGCTGGTGGGTGCGCGCTCGGCGGGGCAATCGCTGGTGGAGACGCTGGCCTGCCATCTGCTGCTGCATGGCAATGGCTATGTGCAGATATTGACCGGGGCGGATGGCGCGCCCGCCGAATTGTTCGCGTTGCGGCCCGAGCGGGTGAGCGTGGAGGGCGATGCGCGGGGGTGGCCTGCGGCCTATCTATATCGAGTGGGGGAGAGCGTGACGCGCCTGTCGCCGCAGGATGCGGCGGGGCGTATCAGCGTCATTCACCTGAAGGCGCTGCATCCGCTGGATGACCATTATGGGCTGGGCTGTGCGGGGGCAGCGGCGGGCGCGGTGGCGATTCACAATGCCGCGACCGTGTGGAACAAGGCTTTGCTGGACAATGCGGCGCGGCCTTCGGGGGCGATGGTCTATGCGCCGGGTGACGGATCGGTGATGTCGCCGGAGCAGTATGAGCGGGTGAAGCGCGAGATGGAGGCGGCCTTTGCGGGGGCTGCGAATGCGGGGCGCCCGATGCTGCTGGAGGGCGGGCTGGACTGGAAGGCGATGAGCCTGACGCCTGCGGAGATGGACTTTGTGGGGCTGAAGGCGGCGGCGGCGCGGGAGATCGCGCTGGCCTTTGGCGTGCCGCCGATGCTGCTCGGCCTGCCGGGCGACAATAGCTACGCCAATTATCGAGAGGCGAACAAGGCGCTGTGGCGGCAGACGATCTTGCCGCTGGTCGACAAGGTTGCGGGCGGGATCATGCAGGGTTTGAGTGGCTGGCTGCCGGAGGTGCGGCTGTGTGCAGATCTGGACCAGGTGCATGCGCTGTCGGACGAGCGCACGGCATTGTGGGAGCGGGTGATGGCGGCCGATTTCCTGAGTGCGGAGGAGAAGCGGGCGATGCTGGGGATTTGCGCGGCGGGTTAA
- a CDS encoding endonuclease domain-containing protein: protein MWAALRNRQLEGFKFRRQTTIGSFVVDFLCVEASLVIELDGGQHDEERDKGRTAFLEARGLTVMRFWNHDAQSNFDGVVEAIRLALLNKKTLTQPSPAKAGEG from the coding sequence ATGTGGGCAGCATTACGCAATCGACAGCTTGAAGGTTTCAAGTTTCGGCGACAGACGACGATCGGATCGTTCGTCGTAGATTTCCTTTGTGTCGAGGCGAGCCTGGTGATTGAACTCGATGGAGGCCAGCATGACGAAGAGCGGGACAAGGGGCGCACCGCTTTTCTCGAAGCCAGGGGTCTGACAGTGATGCGATTCTGGAATCACGACGCGCAGAGCAATTTCGATGGCGTTGTGGAAGCCATCAGGCTTGCGCTTCTGAATAAGAAGACCCTCACCCAACCCTCTCCCGCAAAGGCGGGAGAGGGCTAA
- a CDS encoding DNA-packaging protein, producing MSASLMQRLADLPEESRGRVLAGLDASGAAVLAQDWRWLARPEQLAPPGAWSTWMVMAGRGFGKTRAGAEWVRAIAERDGKARIALVAATLAEARSVMVEGASGLLAIAPWWCRPAFSPALRKLMWPSGAVATLHGAAEPESLRGPQFSHGWADEVAKWPAGEATWDNLMMGMRLGKRPQVVATTTPRPVPLVRRLLAREGRELVVTRGRTADNAANLAVGFVEAMQRDYGGTRLGRQELDGELIEEVEGALWSRALIERCRVRHVPCVEAGDMALVRVVVAVDPPAGIGGDACGIVVVGLGRDGRGYVIADESVEGLGPEGWARAVAYAAATHGADRVVAEANQGGAMVESVLRAAEAGLPVRLVHASRGKVARAEPVAALYEAGRVAHRGAFPALEDEMCGLVMGGGYVGPGRSPDRADALVWALTELMLGVRGEARVRGF from the coding sequence ATGAGCGCGTCTTTGATGCAGCGGCTGGCCGATTTGCCGGAGGAGTCGCGGGGGCGGGTGCTGGCGGGGCTGGACGCCAGCGGCGCGGCGGTGCTGGCGCAGGACTGGCGCTGGCTGGCGCGGCCCGAGCAACTGGCGCCGCCGGGGGCATGGTCGACCTGGATGGTGATGGCCGGGCGCGGCTTTGGCAAGACGCGGGCCGGGGCGGAATGGGTGCGCGCGATTGCCGAGCGCGATGGGAAAGCGCGGATTGCGCTGGTCGCGGCGACATTGGCGGAGGCGCGGTCGGTGATGGTGGAGGGGGCGTCGGGCCTGTTGGCGATTGCGCCCTGGTGGTGCCGCCCGGCCTTTTCCCCTGCGCTGCGCAAATTGATGTGGCCGAGCGGGGCGGTGGCGACTTTGCACGGCGCGGCGGAGCCGGAGAGCCTGCGCGGGCCGCAGTTCAGCCATGGCTGGGCCGACGAAGTGGCGAAATGGCCAGCGGGGGAGGCGACCTGGGACAATTTGATGATGGGGATGCGGCTGGGTAAGCGCCCGCAGGTGGTGGCGACGACGACGCCGCGCCCGGTGCCGCTGGTGCGGCGATTGCTGGCGCGCGAGGGGCGCGAACTAGTGGTGACGCGCGGGCGGACAGCGGACAATGCGGCCAATCTGGCGGTGGGCTTCGTCGAGGCGATGCAGCGCGATTATGGCGGCACGCGGCTGGGGCGGCAGGAACTGGATGGCGAATTGATCGAGGAGGTGGAGGGCGCGCTGTGGAGCCGGGCGCTGATCGAGCGGTGCCGGGTGCGGCATGTGCCGTGTGTTGAGGCTGGTGATATGGCGCTGGTGCGGGTGGTGGTGGCGGTCGATCCGCCTGCCGGGATTGGCGGCGACGCCTGCGGGATCGTGGTGGTCGGGCTGGGCCGGGACGGGCGTGGTTATGTGATTGCCGATGAAAGCGTCGAGGGTCTGGGGCCGGAGGGCTGGGCGCGGGCGGTGGCCTATGCGGCGGCGACCCATGGCGCGGACCGGGTGGTGGCGGAGGCCAATCAGGGCGGGGCTATGGTGGAAAGCGTGCTGCGCGCGGCGGAGGCCGGGCTGCCGGTGCGGCTGGTCCATGCGAGCCGGGGGAAGGTGGCGCGGGCCGAGCCGGTGGCGGCTCTCTATGAGGCCGGACGAGTGGCGCATCGCGGGGCTTTTCCGGCGTTGGAGGATGAGATGTGTGGGTTGGTGATGGGCGGCGGCTATGTGGGGCCGGGGCGGTCGCCGGATCGGGCGGATGCTTTGGTGTGGGCGTTGACGGAGTTGATGCTGGGGGTGCGGGGTGAGGCTCGGGTGCGGGGGTTTTGA
- a CDS encoding glutathione S-transferase family protein, whose protein sequence is MQLFGMRPSPFVRKVLAFAAEKGIALEVVPAGMGSGDEAFRAASPFGKMPAFVDGDFSICDSTAIITYLDSLHPDPNLIPTEAKARARTIWYEEFADTILQPAGATIFFNRMLAAAMGREPDLAAADAVEAEKMPPLYDYLEKALPDSGFLIEDRFTLADIAVVSPMVNVGWCSEALTADRWPRMVAYIAAIRARPSFVGLEAEEAKIVARFKVR, encoded by the coding sequence ATGCAGTTGTTCGGGATGCGGCCTTCGCCGTTCGTTCGCAAGGTTCTGGCCTTTGCGGCGGAAAAGGGGATCGCGCTGGAGGTAGTGCCTGCGGGCATGGGCAGCGGTGACGAAGCGTTTCGGGCGGCATCGCCCTTTGGCAAGATGCCCGCCTTTGTCGACGGGGATTTCAGTATCTGTGATAGTACAGCAATCATAACCTATCTGGATAGCCTGCACCCCGATCCGAACCTGATCCCGACCGAGGCGAAGGCGCGGGCGCGGACCATATGGTATGAGGAATTTGCCGACACGATCCTGCAACCGGCGGGCGCGACGATCTTTTTCAACCGGATGCTGGCGGCGGCAATGGGGCGGGAGCCGGACCTGGCCGCAGCCGATGCGGTGGAGGCGGAGAAGATGCCGCCCCTCTATGACTATCTGGAAAAAGCCTTGCCGGATAGCGGCTTCCTGATCGAAGATCGCTTCACGCTGGCGGATATTGCGGTGGTCAGCCCGATGGTCAATGTCGGCTGGTGCAGCGAGGCGCTGACAGCAGATCGCTGGCCGCGAATGGTTGCTTATATCGCGGCGATCCGGGCACGCCCCTCTTTTGTTGGGCTGGAGGCTGAAGAGGCGAAAATCGTAGCACGTTTCAAGGTTCGATAA
- the hrpB gene encoding ATP-dependent helicase HrpB gives MPAPTLPIHAVLPDLLAALRSTSNAVLVAPPGAGKTTAVAPALLDQPWCTGQVLLLSPRRLAARAAAERIAEQLGEQPGGTVGYATRMDSKQSARTRLLVLTEGIFRNRIQDDPELSGISAVLFDEVHERSLDSDFGLALALDAQEALRPDLRLLAMSATLDGARFSALMGNAPVIESEGRIQPLELRHIGRATEKRIEDEMAAAIRRALSEEPTGDLLAFLPGVAEIERTAERLAGVAADIHKLHGSLDPTAQRAALRPAPAGNRKVILATSIAETSLTIDGVRIVVDSGLARRPRYDRAAGVTRLVTERASQASATQRAGRAARQVAGVAYRLWEAAANAGMPPYDPPQILESDLSSLLLDCALWGVSDPAALRWLDPPPAAALTEARKRLTTLEALDADARITPHGRALAKLPLEPRIAHMLIRAGEMGLARTAAEIAVLLGERGLGGPDADLTLRLQRWRHEPGKRAEAGRTLAKRWTQLTPRPPITATEADHAPGLCLALAFPDRLSKRRSADGADWASVGGRGFRLDPADPLAREPWLAVGEVQGSAAGARILSAAPISEADVLTLFADRIAEYRTVRFRPENGGIEALRERRLGSVRLSSGSDDRPDPDAVAAALLSGVRQGGLPLLPWSDAAQSLRIRAAFAGIEALSDTTLLATLDDWLPTLLTGKRRLSDIDRSALSNMLENRIGWDGKQQLDRLAPPDFRSPAGSIHEIDYAAEGGPRVQLRVQALYGLAEHPTVGTQRIPLVLSLTNPAGRPIQTTRDLPGFWAGNWRDVAKEMRGRYPRHPWPDDPTAAAATLRTKRADAARGRS, from the coding sequence ATGCCCGCCCCAACGCTTCCGATCCACGCAGTCCTCCCCGACCTGCTCGCCGCGCTGCGGAGCACGAGCAACGCCGTGCTGGTCGCCCCTCCCGGCGCGGGCAAGACCACCGCCGTCGCCCCCGCCTTGCTGGATCAGCCATGGTGTACGGGGCAAGTTCTCCTGCTCTCCCCCCGCCGCCTCGCCGCCCGCGCCGCCGCCGAACGCATAGCCGAGCAGTTGGGCGAACAGCCGGGCGGCACCGTCGGCTACGCCACCCGCATGGACAGCAAACAGTCCGCCCGCACCCGCCTGCTGGTGCTGACCGAAGGGATTTTCCGTAACCGCATTCAGGACGATCCCGAACTCAGCGGCATATCCGCCGTGCTGTTCGACGAAGTCCATGAACGCAGCCTCGACAGCGATTTCGGCCTCGCCCTCGCCCTCGACGCGCAGGAAGCGCTACGCCCGGACCTGCGCCTCCTCGCCATGTCCGCCACGCTGGACGGCGCGCGCTTTTCCGCCCTGATGGGCAACGCCCCGGTGATCGAGAGCGAAGGCCGCATCCAGCCGCTGGAGCTACGCCACATCGGCCGCGCCACCGAAAAGCGCATCGAAGACGAAATGGCCGCCGCCATTCGCCGCGCTCTCAGCGAAGAACCGACCGGCGACCTCCTGGCCTTCCTCCCCGGCGTCGCGGAAATCGAACGCACCGCAGAACGCCTCGCGGGGGTGGCCGCGGACATCCACAAACTCCACGGCTCCCTCGATCCAACAGCCCAACGCGCCGCCCTGCGCCCCGCCCCTGCTGGAAACCGCAAGGTCATCCTCGCCACCTCCATAGCCGAAACCAGCCTAACCATCGACGGCGTCCGAATCGTAGTGGATTCGGGCCTCGCCCGCCGCCCCCGCTACGACCGCGCCGCCGGCGTCACCCGCCTCGTCACCGAACGCGCCAGCCAAGCTTCCGCCACCCAACGCGCAGGCCGCGCCGCCCGCCAGGTCGCAGGCGTCGCCTATCGCCTCTGGGAAGCCGCCGCCAACGCCGGGATGCCACCCTACGACCCACCCCAAATCCTTGAGAGCGACCTCTCCTCCCTACTCCTCGACTGCGCGCTCTGGGGCGTATCCGATCCCGCAGCCCTGCGCTGGCTCGACCCGCCCCCCGCCGCCGCCCTGACCGAAGCCCGCAAACGCCTCACCACCCTGGAAGCGCTGGACGCCGACGCCCGCATCACTCCCCATGGCCGCGCCCTCGCAAAGCTCCCCCTCGAACCCCGCATCGCCCATATGCTCATCCGTGCGGGCGAGATGGGCCTCGCCCGCACGGCCGCCGAGATCGCGGTCTTGCTGGGAGAACGCGGCCTGGGCGGCCCCGACGCCGATCTCACCTTGCGCCTCCAGCGCTGGCGCCACGAGCCCGGCAAACGCGCCGAAGCAGGCCGCACGCTGGCCAAACGCTGGACACAACTGACCCCACGCCCGCCAATAACGGCAACAGAGGCCGACCACGCCCCCGGCCTCTGCCTCGCCCTCGCCTTTCCTGACCGCCTCTCAAAACGCCGCTCCGCCGACGGCGCGGACTGGGCCAGCGTCGGTGGCCGCGGCTTCCGCCTCGACCCCGCCGATCCGCTCGCCCGCGAACCCTGGCTCGCGGTCGGTGAGGTTCAGGGCAGCGCGGCGGGCGCCCGCATCCTCTCCGCCGCCCCGATCAGCGAAGCCGACGTCCTCACGCTCTTCGCGGACCGCATCGCCGAGTACCGCACCGTCCGCTTCCGCCCGGAAAACGGCGGCATCGAAGCACTGCGTGAACGCCGCCTCGGCTCCGTCCGCCTCTCGTCAGGCTCAGACGACCGCCCCGACCCGGACGCCGTGGCTGCGGCCCTCCTCAGCGGTGTCCGACAGGGCGGCCTCCCCCTCCTCCCTTGGTCGGACGCCGCCCAGTCGCTCCGCATCCGAGCTGCCTTCGCCGGAATCGAAGCACTATCCGACACCACCCTTCTCGCGACACTCGACGACTGGCTCCCGACTCTCCTCACAGGCAAGCGCCGCCTCTCCGACATCGACCGCTCCGCCTTGTCCAATATGCTGGAAAACCGCATTGGCTGGGACGGAAAGCAACAGCTCGACCGCCTCGCACCACCCGATTTCCGCTCACCCGCAGGCAGCATCCATGAAATCGACTATGCAGCCGAAGGCGGCCCCCGCGTACAATTGCGGGTTCAGGCGCTCTACGGCCTCGCCGAGCATCCCACCGTCGGCACCCAGCGCATTCCACTTGTCCTCAGCCTCACCAACCCCGCAGGCCGCCCGATCCAGACCACCCGCGACCTCCCCGGCTTCTGGGCGGGCAACTGGCGTGACGTGGCAAAGGAAATGCGCGGCCGTTACCCCCGCCACCCATGGCCCGACGATCCGACTGCCGCCGCCGCCACCCTTCGCACCAAAAGAGCCGACGCCGCCCGAGGCCGATCCTGA
- a CDS encoding ETC complex I subunit: protein MAARIYQIQKNAMQSGKALNHLWVLEYVPAEAKQADPLTGWAGSGDTQQQLKLTFPDEAAARAYADRNGIPATVIATPPKTLKLQAYADNFR, encoded by the coding sequence ATGGCCGCACGCATTTACCAGATCCAGAAAAACGCCATGCAGTCCGGCAAGGCGCTGAACCACCTCTGGGTGCTGGAATATGTGCCCGCCGAAGCCAAACAGGCCGACCCTCTGACCGGCTGGGCCGGGTCCGGCGATACGCAGCAGCAGCTCAAACTCACCTTCCCCGACGAAGCCGCCGCCCGCGCCTATGCGGACCGCAACGGCATCCCTGCGACTGTCATCGCCACCCCGCCCAAGACGCTCAAGCTCCAGGCCTACGCCGACAACTTCCGCTAA
- a CDS encoding MAPEG family protein — MPVEIMILAWGAILLLVHIFAAAHVKTKQYGTNWNMGARDENLPPMNPVAGRLSRAQANFQETLPIAIVALLGVVLAGRTSEWTAIGGWIWLGARIAYLPIYGLGIPKIRTLFFLVSLIGLGMILWPLLTD; from the coding sequence ATGCCGGTCGAAATCATGATTCTCGCCTGGGGCGCGATATTGCTGCTGGTCCATATCTTCGCGGCCGCCCATGTGAAGACGAAGCAATATGGCACCAACTGGAACATGGGCGCGCGTGACGAAAATCTGCCGCCGATGAACCCGGTCGCCGGCCGCCTCTCCCGCGCGCAGGCCAATTTTCAGGAAACATTGCCCATCGCCATCGTCGCGCTGCTGGGCGTCGTGCTGGCGGGGCGGACCAGCGAATGGACGGCGATCGGCGGCTGGATCTGGCTTGGCGCCCGTATCGCCTATCTGCCCATCTATGGTCTGGGCATCCCCAAAATCCGTACCTTGTTCTTCCTTGTCAGCTTGATCGGCCTGGGGATGATCCTCTGGCCGCTGCTGACGGATTAA
- a CDS encoding bifunctional diguanylate cyclase/phosphodiesterase, which produces MEAGAVHTDWHNSLFILSPGDRDGLTQIAQEAGWTAIAARRPAGAVQRFLASDALIALVDLRGEQDVERLIAPLAQAIEASGGALVALLEAGDVVRAAECLSAGATHFLASPISIELLRVTLMSARTLADRLGGGTAQARQTTGMLRTDALTWRLDRARGRVQLSDTLRQALELDRDDVTPAMLLRRLDRGERRVVLTALRGMMQSGRLGTFAHAVPGRGADRLVHHLRAGVGAIIADVELLAQGRDRDPTMRDYLTGLYTRQGAVGWIERQGERDVSVILLSLSQFDRMNAAYGQMAGDALLGRIARRIERMAEEVAGPGTLVARVAGTEFLIGLTGEAASSERAIFLARRLIGAIGRPFSAGDHLIRLTARCGIAQKRLEDDASQLIRRAGTALADARQAGGEGIRILSADKRSRQVDADQLETDLRLALDRGEIGIVFQPQYPMNQERISGVEALARWNHPRYGPLGAGILFATAERSDYMLPLSAHIQAEALRQAAGWPVPLSDLRLSINVTAADLAQPAFMPDLLAQVDRSGFPRARLTVEITESGLIEDVDAAAALLTALRDAGLAVAIDDFGTGYSSLAYLKSLPLDYLKIDSGLAQDIAGSARDRIIVRGVIHMAKSLGLKVIAEGVETEQQRDLLSREGCDFYQGFLRSAGIGSEELVTLVMGR; this is translated from the coding sequence GTGGAAGCAGGCGCGGTTCATACGGATTGGCATAACAGCCTGTTCATCCTGTCGCCTGGCGACCGCGACGGCCTGACCCAGATCGCTCAAGAGGCGGGCTGGACTGCCATTGCAGCGCGGCGTCCCGCTGGAGCCGTTCAACGATTTTTGGCTAGTGACGCCCTGATCGCGCTGGTCGATCTGCGGGGTGAGCAGGATGTGGAGCGCCTGATCGCACCACTCGCCCAAGCTATCGAAGCCAGCGGCGGCGCGCTTGTCGCCCTGCTGGAGGCAGGGGATGTGGTGCGCGCGGCCGAATGTCTTTCGGCGGGGGCGACGCATTTCCTGGCCTCTCCCATATCGATAGAGCTGCTGCGGGTGACGTTGATGTCCGCCCGGACGCTCGCCGACCGGTTGGGTGGCGGCACGGCGCAGGCGCGGCAGACGACGGGCATGTTGCGGACCGATGCGCTGACTTGGCGATTGGACCGGGCGCGCGGACGGGTGCAGTTGAGCGACACATTGCGCCAGGCGCTGGAGCTGGATCGCGATGATGTCACCCCCGCAATGTTGCTGCGGCGGCTGGACCGAGGCGAACGACGCGTGGTACTGACCGCCTTGCGCGGGATGATGCAGTCGGGGCGGCTGGGCACTTTCGCACATGCGGTGCCGGGGCGCGGAGCCGATCGTCTGGTCCATCATCTGCGGGCGGGGGTCGGCGCGATCATCGCGGACGTCGAATTATTGGCGCAAGGGCGGGATCGCGACCCGACAATGCGTGACTATCTGACCGGCCTCTATACGCGACAGGGCGCAGTTGGCTGGATCGAGCGTCAGGGCGAACGCGATGTCAGCGTGATCCTGCTTTCGCTCAGCCAGTTCGACCGGATGAACGCTGCTTATGGCCAGATGGCGGGCGATGCCCTGCTGGGCCGCATCGCGCGGCGGATCGAGCGAATGGCGGAGGAAGTCGCTGGACCAGGCACGCTGGTGGCTCGGGTCGCGGGCACGGAGTTCCTGATCGGCCTGACCGGGGAGGCGGCTTCGAGCGAGCGAGCGATCTTTCTGGCGCGGCGCTTGATCGGAGCGATCGGGCGGCCGTTCAGCGCGGGCGATCATCTTATCCGGCTGACGGCGCGCTGTGGCATTGCCCAGAAACGGCTGGAGGATGACGCCAGCCAGTTGATCCGCCGGGCGGGCACGGCGCTGGCCGACGCGCGGCAGGCAGGCGGCGAGGGGATTCGCATCCTGTCCGCCGACAAGCGTAGTCGGCAGGTGGATGCCGACCAGTTGGAAACCGATCTGCGGCTGGCGCTGGATCGTGGTGAGATCGGCATCGTGTTCCAGCCGCAATATCCGATGAATCAGGAGCGGATCAGCGGCGTCGAGGCGCTCGCCCGCTGGAACCATCCGCGTTACGGTCCGTTGGGCGCGGGCATATTGTTCGCGACGGCCGAGCGGTCTGATTATATGTTGCCGCTGTCCGCCCATATCCAGGCAGAGGCACTGCGGCAGGCGGCAGGCTGGCCCGTGCCACTGTCGGACCTGCGCCTGTCGATCAACGTCACTGCCGCTGACCTCGCCCAGCCCGCCTTCATGCCGGACCTGTTGGCGCAGGTGGACCGCAGCGGCTTTCCGCGGGCGCGGTTGACGGTGGAGATTACCGAGAGCGGGCTGATCGAGGATGTCGATGCCGCCGCCGCGCTGCTGACGGCGCTGCGGGACGCGGGGCTGGCAGTGGCGATCGACGATTTCGGGACGGGCTATTCCAGCCTCGCCTATCTGAAAAGCCTGCCGCTCGATTATCTGAAGATCGACAGCGGGCTGGCGCAGGATATTGCCGGATCAGCGCGGGACAGGATCATCGTGCGCGGAGTTATTCACATGGCCAAGTCGCTGGGGCTGAAGGTCATCGCCGAAGGAGTGGAGACAGAGCAGCAGCGTGACCTGCTCTCACGCGAAGGGTGCGATTTTTATCAGGGGTTCCTGCGGTCGGCGGGGATCGGGTCTGAGGAATTGGTGACGCTGGTTATGGGCCGCTAA
- the moaA gene encoding GTP 3',8-cyclase MoaA gives MAVTDLQRAHLTDGFGRRIDYLRISVTDRCDLRCRYCMAERMTFLPRNEILTLEEIGLIADRFIARGVSKIRLSGGEPLVRRDFTDLARRIGRHLDDGSLKELTLTTNGTHLAAHAENLFGAGIRRINVSLDTLDPAVFSHITRGGDISQVMTGLEAAKAAGLTVKINMVALKGLNQDIILPMLHWCDAQGHDLTLIETMPLGETGEDRTDHYLPMDEALKPVRARHLLTPMSARTGGPARYFAVDGLNVRLGTITPLTHNFCADCNRMRMTCEGRIFMCLGHEDHVDLKTAFRTGGADALDPLIDRALGAKPLRHEFAIGPDERPAATHRHMSVTGG, from the coding sequence ATGGCCGTCACAGATCTCCAACGCGCACATCTGACCGACGGTTTTGGCCGCCGGATCGACTATCTGCGCATTTCCGTCACCGACCGTTGCGACCTGCGTTGCCGCTACTGCATGGCGGAGCGGATGACCTTTCTGCCTCGCAACGAAATTCTGACGCTGGAAGAAATCGGACTGATCGCCGACCGCTTCATTGCGCGCGGCGTCAGCAAAATCCGCCTGTCGGGCGGCGAACCGCTGGTGCGGCGCGACTTTACCGACCTTGCGCGGCGGATCGGGCGACATCTGGATGACGGGTCGCTCAAGGAACTGACGCTTACGACCAATGGCACGCACCTTGCCGCCCATGCGGAGAATCTGTTCGGCGCGGGTATCCGCCGGATCAATGTCAGCCTCGACACGCTCGATCCCGCTGTCTTTTCCCATATCACCCGCGGCGGGGACATCAGCCAGGTCATGACCGGGCTTGAAGCGGCGAAAGCGGCTGGTTTGACCGTCAAGATCAATATGGTTGCGCTCAAAGGGCTGAATCAGGACATAATTCTGCCGATGCTGCACTGGTGCGACGCGCAGGGACATGATCTGACGCTGATCGAAACCATGCCTCTGGGTGAAACCGGCGAGGATCGCACCGACCATTATCTGCCGATGGACGAGGCGTTGAAGCCTGTCCGCGCGCGCCATCTACTGACGCCAATGAGCGCACGAACCGGTGGCCCGGCACGCTATTTCGCGGTCGATGGCCTCAACGTGCGCCTGGGCACTATCACCCCGCTTACCCATAATTTTTGCGCCGATTGCAACCGGATGCGGATGACATGTGAAGGGCGCATCTTCATGTGCCTTGGACATGAAGATCATGTCGATCTGAAGACCGCCTTCCGCACGGGCGGCGCCGATGCGCTGGATCCGCTGATCGACCGGGCGCTCGGCGCAAAACCGCTGCGTCATGAATTTGCGATCGGCCCCGACGAACGGCCTGCCGCCACACACCGCCACATGAGCGTCACGGGTGGGTGA